One region of Anaeromyxobacter paludicola genomic DNA includes:
- the pstA gene encoding phosphate ABC transporter permease PstA codes for MRSLLLRRAKNHLMTALCAVGVLLALAPLASLLWLVVSRGVPGLSLSFFTALPTPVGEPGGGVGNAVAGTAMLVSLACVVGLPIGIGAGVFLAERGDGLFGRAVRFTAEVFSGVPSIVVGIVAYGLVVIPMHRFSALAGALALGLLMIPTLARATEELVRLVPGSLREASLALGVPQWKTSLRIVLRTARGGIVTAALLAIARAAGETAPLLFTSLNNQYWNLRPDQPTASLTVQIFNYAISPYEDWHQKAWSAALVLLLVVGGLNLLARLALRSRLGSSR; via the coding sequence ATGCGCTCGCTCCTCCTGCGCCGGGCGAAGAACCACCTCATGACCGCCCTCTGCGCGGTCGGGGTGCTCCTCGCCCTCGCGCCGCTCGCCTCGCTCCTCTGGCTCGTGGTGTCGCGCGGCGTCCCCGGGCTCTCCCTCTCCTTCTTCACCGCGCTCCCCACGCCGGTCGGCGAGCCCGGCGGCGGCGTCGGCAACGCGGTCGCCGGCACCGCCATGCTGGTGAGCCTCGCCTGCGTCGTCGGGCTGCCGATCGGGATCGGCGCCGGCGTCTTCCTGGCCGAGCGGGGCGACGGCCTCTTCGGCCGCGCGGTCCGCTTCACCGCCGAGGTCTTCTCCGGCGTGCCCTCCATCGTGGTCGGCATCGTCGCCTACGGCCTGGTGGTCATCCCCATGCACCGCTTCTCGGCGCTCGCCGGCGCGCTCGCGCTCGGGCTCCTCATGATCCCGACCCTGGCCCGGGCCACCGAGGAGCTGGTGCGGCTCGTGCCGGGGTCGCTGCGGGAGGCCTCGCTCGCGCTCGGGGTGCCGCAGTGGAAGACGAGCCTCCGGATCGTCCTGCGCACCGCCCGCGGCGGCATCGTCACCGCGGCGCTCCTCGCCATCGCCCGCGCGGCCGGCGAGACGGCGCCCCTGCTCTTCACCTCGCTCAACAACCAGTACTGGAACCTGCGGCCGGACCAGCCGACCGCCTCGCTCACCGTGCAGATCTTCAACTACGCCATCAGCCCGTACGAGGACTGGCACCAGAAGGCGTGGAGCGCCGCGCTGGTGCTCCTCCTCGTGGTCGGCGGCCTCAACCTCCTCGCCCGGCTCGCCCTGCGCAGCCGCCTCGGGAGCAGCCGATGA